The following proteins are co-located in the Gordonia polyisoprenivorans genome:
- a CDS encoding MlaD family protein: MAGFTSQDFLRGGTRGQMRTLVIAGLSSLAVVIVLIAAVAIVYPKAKAPSGTTIHFVVPALGPGIKSGSKVLLRGAEVGEVTDIVAPSADSVDLAVVLDNEAAQTLTDSLGVDFRPENYFGVTAVNLVAQRGGKALTDGETLDRTTAPDFTMSTMLERGSIVVDGSLTRDMIDSLDKVMRYANGLAPLIQTGVIVANNVARTQQQLPATLINRVNNVLDVFPGFTEQTMIGLYAITESPYNKLPDGSRGVNEGFHTLTDDSLTVAANDLFGKAGALLASHGTELTPLVTIIKYLTDPLPAAIGGGATVAKARAALAGLESSFTGTDRQKTLQLRIVLDSMPAMAGPLARMTAATQGGTR, encoded by the coding sequence GTGGCCGGATTCACCAGTCAAGACTTCCTGCGCGGTGGCACCCGTGGTCAGATGCGTACCCTCGTGATCGCTGGGCTCAGCTCGCTTGCCGTGGTCATCGTGTTGATCGCGGCGGTGGCCATCGTCTACCCGAAAGCCAAGGCGCCCAGCGGCACCACCATCCATTTCGTCGTGCCCGCCCTGGGCCCCGGCATCAAGTCGGGTTCCAAGGTCCTGCTGCGCGGAGCCGAGGTGGGTGAGGTCACCGACATCGTGGCGCCCAGCGCCGATTCGGTCGACCTCGCGGTGGTGCTCGACAACGAGGCGGCACAGACCCTGACCGATTCGCTCGGTGTCGACTTCCGTCCCGAGAACTACTTCGGGGTCACCGCGGTCAACCTGGTCGCCCAACGCGGCGGAAAGGCACTCACCGATGGTGAGACCCTCGACCGCACCACCGCACCGGATTTCACGATGTCGACGATGCTCGAGCGGGGATCGATCGTGGTGGACGGCTCACTGACCCGTGACATGATCGACAGCCTCGACAAGGTGATGCGCTATGCCAACGGACTGGCACCGCTGATCCAGACGGGCGTCATCGTGGCCAACAACGTGGCGCGCACCCAACAGCAGTTGCCGGCGACCCTGATCAATCGCGTGAACAATGTTCTCGACGTCTTCCCGGGATTCACCGAGCAGACGATGATCGGGCTGTACGCGATCACCGAAAGCCCGTACAACAAGCTGCCCGACGGTTCTCGCGGGGTCAACGAGGGCTTCCACACCCTGACCGACGATTCGCTGACCGTCGCCGCCAATGACCTGTTCGGAAAGGCGGGCGCGCTGTTGGCCTCGCACGGCACCGAACTGACCCCGCTGGTGACCATCATCAAATACCTCACCGATCCGCTGCCCGCGGCAATCGGCGGCGGTGCCACGGTGGCCAAGGCACGAGCAGCGCTGGCGGGCCTGGAATCGTCGTTCACCGGCACCGACCGGCAGAAGACGCTGCAGTTGCGCATCGTCCTGGACAGTATGCCGGCAATGGCGGGTCCGCTCGCCCGAATGACCGCCGCGACACAGGGAGGGACCCGATAA
- a CDS encoding MlaD family protein translates to MSPNTRMLITGAKVAAVAVITVLLFILVVNAMRNPVDNIRTDTYTADFTDASGLHVNGDVRTRGMRIGKVTGVDLQQGSADGPPAVHVTFTMDDQHKLTDTSKLAIKYQNLTGVRYVDVEAGDTPGTPVTHLAANKTTPSFDITQLFNGLQPVLATMNSDQINAFSANAIALLQGDGSGLGPMLDSTQKLADFAKDRQAVISTLAQNMGRISDSMGGRSQYVLAFMQAVNKPIDNAMKVLGEFPKTATYGPALLEPIEQILASLGVSPDLDVDVLLTHVFRTMTDALNSFTLMPNTLAGLKTTQTRGAVNTHCTNGRAQLPSDVQVLLSGSEVVLCAK, encoded by the coding sequence ATGTCACCGAATACGCGGATGCTCATCACCGGGGCCAAGGTGGCCGCCGTCGCGGTGATCACCGTGCTCCTGTTCATCCTGGTCGTAAACGCGATGCGCAACCCGGTCGACAACATCCGAACCGACACCTACACAGCCGATTTCACCGACGCATCGGGATTGCATGTCAACGGAGACGTCCGCACGCGAGGGATGCGGATCGGCAAGGTCACCGGCGTCGATCTACAGCAGGGCAGTGCCGACGGCCCGCCGGCGGTCCACGTGACCTTCACGATGGACGACCAGCACAAGCTGACCGACACCAGCAAGCTCGCGATCAAGTACCAGAACCTCACCGGTGTGCGGTACGTCGATGTCGAAGCCGGCGACACACCGGGCACGCCGGTGACGCATCTCGCCGCCAACAAGACGACTCCGTCGTTCGACATCACCCAACTGTTCAACGGCCTGCAACCGGTACTGGCGACCATGAACAGCGATCAGATCAACGCGTTCAGCGCCAATGCGATTGCGCTGCTACAGGGTGACGGCTCCGGACTGGGACCGATGCTCGACAGCACCCAGAAGCTGGCCGATTTCGCCAAGGACCGGCAGGCCGTCATCTCGACCCTCGCCCAGAACATGGGTCGGATCTCCGACTCGATGGGCGGACGGTCACAGTACGTGCTGGCGTTCATGCAGGCGGTGAACAAGCCGATCGACAATGCGATGAAGGTGCTCGGTGAGTTTCCGAAGACCGCGACCTACGGTCCGGCGCTACTCGAACCGATCGAGCAGATCCTCGCCTCGCTCGGGGTGAGCCCCGACCTCGACGTCGACGTATTGCTCACCCATGTCTTCCGCACGATGACCGACGCGCTGAACTCGTTCACACTCATGCCGAACACCCTGGCGGGACTCAAGACCACCCAGACACGCGGCGCGGTCAACACCCACTGCACCAACGGGCGCGCACAACTGCCCTCCGACGTGCAAGTGCTTCTCAGCGGTAGCGAGGTGGTCCTGTGCGCAAAGTGA
- a CDS encoding MlaD family protein, translated as MRKVTQRSSARRGSWLSRFSSSDALLGIGVVVLAIVVLGVFGIIYIRPPDQKTISFETTDASAIETGADVRVAGVSVGKVSSISIGQDAVTVDARIDNNTWVGDLSRIEVRMLTPVGGYAVTLIPLGRSETAATIPASRVSVPYSIGDVLQQAPKVTDDVKASTVNANLAQVAQALQGNSTSLRSIVDGMNSITTVFDQQRTQVHQIAALAQEYLQTFNANREFVFDLINKIDTVVTTYNNNSAGFNYTYKLLGSILSRLMPFEKFYLEHSDLVRQNVYAIRDAILAWQKQMGPAIDGLLSLRDRLAQWIGPDGMRQLGGGTVDLNNLCIPVPGKDC; from the coding sequence GTGCGCAAAGTGACACAACGGAGTTCGGCACGTCGGGGTTCGTGGCTGAGTCGCTTCAGCTCCAGCGACGCACTCCTCGGAATCGGCGTGGTGGTCCTGGCCATCGTGGTCCTCGGGGTATTCGGGATCATCTACATCCGGCCACCGGACCAGAAGACGATCTCGTTCGAGACCACCGACGCGTCGGCGATCGAGACCGGTGCCGACGTCCGCGTCGCCGGCGTGAGCGTCGGAAAGGTGTCCTCGATCAGCATCGGGCAGGACGCGGTCACCGTCGATGCGCGCATCGACAACAACACATGGGTCGGCGACCTGTCGCGGATCGAGGTCCGCATGCTGACCCCGGTCGGCGGTTACGCAGTCACGCTGATCCCCCTCGGCCGCTCCGAGACCGCCGCGACGATCCCGGCGAGCCGGGTTTCGGTTCCCTACTCGATCGGTGATGTCCTGCAGCAGGCACCCAAGGTCACCGACGATGTCAAAGCGTCGACCGTGAACGCCAACCTGGCCCAGGTTGCCCAAGCCCTGCAAGGCAATTCGACCTCGTTGCGCTCGATCGTCGACGGCATGAACTCGATCACCACCGTCTTCGACCAGCAGCGCACCCAGGTCCATCAGATCGCCGCTCTGGCCCAGGAGTATCTGCAGACCTTCAACGCCAATCGGGAGTTCGTGTTCGACCTGATCAACAAGATCGACACCGTGGTGACGACCTACAACAACAACTCCGCGGGCTTCAACTACACCTACAAGTTGCTCGGATCGATTCTGTCGCGGCTGATGCCCTTCGAGAAGTTCTATCTCGAGCACTCGGATCTGGTGCGACAGAACGTCTATGCGATCCGCGACGCGATCCTGGCCTGGCAGAAGCAGATGGGGCCGGCGATCGATGGTCTGCTCAGTCTGCGGGATCGGCTGGCGCAGTGGATCGGTCCCGACGGGATGCGTCAACTCGGCGGCGGCACGGTCGATCTGAACAACCTCTGCATCCCGGTACCGGGAAAGGACTGCTGA
- a CDS encoding MlaD family protein has translation MMSRRRGLVGLSIAAVIAVAATVLAVGVGSANSGDTGGSAGGDGFCADLPDAIGLYVGNPVTQMGYRVGKVTKIEAQGDHVRVTFSLDGGRSYPADVQAVTRSKSLLADRSVELVGNYRGGPVLTAGHCISKENSFTPKSISEITGSASDFLKSLSDNGSPDLQGSLDGIDKALAGTGNTANSMFEHASAAAKSPDDFVANIGSAIANMAPLTQNALQDWGSIMSILNQMPTVAAKGTTLFGDVSKFDVGVGWTVATVYDIQRNYGSIIWPIVQGPVKDLIALAAARAPDLQKLYAMVPSISAALNQQESAGGLSVPYRAPGVALSAAQCSALRVSCDAGRTTTMNLFTLLLDKAGQ, from the coding sequence ATGATGTCTCGTCGAAGAGGGCTCGTCGGTCTCTCGATCGCCGCGGTGATCGCGGTCGCGGCCACCGTGCTCGCGGTCGGTGTCGGGTCGGCCAACTCCGGTGACACCGGCGGTTCCGCAGGTGGCGACGGCTTCTGCGCCGATCTCCCCGATGCCATCGGCCTCTACGTCGGAAACCCGGTGACCCAGATGGGATATCGGGTCGGCAAGGTCACCAAGATCGAGGCGCAGGGTGACCATGTCCGGGTGACGTTCTCGCTCGACGGCGGACGTTCCTACCCGGCGGATGTTCAGGCGGTCACGCGATCCAAGTCACTGTTGGCCGATCGCAGCGTGGAACTGGTCGGCAATTACCGCGGTGGCCCGGTGTTGACGGCGGGGCACTGCATCTCCAAGGAGAACTCTTTCACCCCCAAGAGCATCTCCGAGATCACCGGCTCGGCGTCGGACTTTCTCAAGTCGTTGTCGGACAACGGAAGCCCGGACCTGCAAGGGTCGCTCGACGGTATCGACAAGGCGCTCGCCGGTACCGGCAACACCGCGAACAGCATGTTCGAACACGCTTCGGCCGCGGCGAAGAGCCCCGACGACTTCGTCGCCAACATCGGCTCGGCGATCGCCAACATGGCTCCGCTGACGCAGAATGCACTGCAGGACTGGGGGTCCATCATGTCGATCCTCAACCAGATGCCGACGGTCGCGGCCAAGGGCACAACCCTGTTCGGTGACGTCTCCAAGTTCGACGTGGGCGTCGGGTGGACCGTGGCCACCGTCTACGACATCCAGCGCAACTACGGTTCCATCATCTGGCCGATCGTCCAAGGACCGGTCAAGGACCTCATCGCGCTGGCGGCAGCACGCGCACCGGATCTGCAGAAGTTGTATGCGATGGTGCCCTCCATCTCCGCTGCATTGAATCAACAGGAGTCAGCAGGTGGACTGTCGGTTCCGTATCGTGCGCCGGGAGTGGCACTTTCGGCTGCACAGTGCTCGGCACTGCGGGTCAGTTGCGACGCGGGACGGACGACCACGATGAACCTCTTCACACTTCTGCTCGACAAGGCGGGCCAGTGA
- a CDS encoding MlaD family protein gives MTRRHLTTVFALVLAVTIMAAATGCSSLSPNKLPSVRAGVSTDYHVTLQFASVLNLPAGADVMMNGIRIGTVESTSESANGVDVKVGLSDSTRVPADTTAIIRQNTLLGDTYLALTPPAAGPDSSGYLQDGGVVPLARTTSPPTLEDTIAVLAYFVNGGSIQKAQDTMATLNKTMPSIPDVRRMSTTVAKDLDNLAGQTDELDRLIDGMNQTSLMFGRVAPQIAGVFGPEAAHYWDRVATSVVAHISTLLPSVGSIFIGGVWLIPMLRSVAATTMAGRGMWDEAPDAGAELTEFLQSTLLPFAQNPSVNVTSVSGGNGGQLIGDAENLLRMLGAIR, from the coding sequence ATGACCAGACGACACCTCACCACCGTGTTCGCCCTCGTGCTGGCGGTGACGATCATGGCCGCGGCGACAGGATGTTCGTCGCTGAGCCCCAACAAATTACCGTCGGTGCGGGCCGGAGTCAGCACCGATTACCACGTCACCCTGCAGTTCGCGAGTGTCCTGAACCTCCCGGCGGGCGCCGACGTCATGATGAACGGCATTCGGATCGGCACCGTCGAGAGCACGTCGGAATCGGCCAACGGTGTCGACGTTAAGGTGGGCCTCAGCGACTCCACCCGGGTACCTGCCGACACCACGGCGATCATCCGGCAGAACACCTTGCTCGGTGACACCTACCTGGCGTTGACGCCACCGGCCGCCGGTCCCGACAGCAGCGGCTACCTGCAGGACGGGGGAGTGGTGCCGCTGGCCCGGACGACCTCCCCGCCCACGCTGGAGGACACGATCGCCGTGTTGGCCTACTTCGTCAACGGCGGCAGTATCCAGAAGGCGCAGGACACGATGGCCACGTTGAACAAGACGATGCCCTCGATTCCCGATGTGCGCCGCATGTCGACAACGGTGGCCAAGGACCTCGACAACCTGGCCGGTCAGACCGATGAGCTCGACCGCCTGATCGACGGCATGAACCAGACGTCGCTGATGTTCGGGCGGGTGGCACCGCAGATCGCGGGGGTGTTCGGGCCGGAGGCCGCCCACTACTGGGATCGCGTGGCGACATCGGTGGTGGCACACATCAGTACGCTCCTGCCGTCGGTCGGTTCGATCTTCATCGGTGGTGTGTGGCTGATCCCGATGCTGCGTTCGGTCGCCGCGACCACGATGGCCGGCCGCGGTATGTGGGACGAGGCGCCCGATGCGGGCGCCGAACTGACCGAGTTCCTGCAGAGCACGCTGCTGCCCTTCGCCCAGAATCCGTCGGTAAACGTGACGTCGGTGTCCGGCGGTAATGGTGGCCAACTCATCGGGGACGCAGAGAATCTGCTGCGCATGTTGGGAGCGATCCGATGA
- a CDS encoding MlaD family protein yields the protein MITKTRVSVLAMLVLAGLSIAYILNVGLHIASPGARHASMTVPDTNGLLVGSRVLLRGIEIGHVTDISQSTSGAVITWDYPDSDHIPLNSTFRVDNLSALGEAYVAVLPNSAAGPYLQNNARIDPQQVTVPTTFKELSQRLTDILNQVDPQEVQRVFGELNTGLPEGQEVIGSLNRAGRLFADEFTQQSDAMVSLLSTLQPLIMRTGPIPDLLRQTTPLMNGFGVGFEGLLASVRDAVVLGGPLYDGVKYGASPLFGELQKFLDVNSANLNVIGVNLLPAARAGAASLRTVDLGRVLDQMLASTQPNGALTIHVPAGGGR from the coding sequence ATGATCACCAAGACACGTGTGTCGGTCCTGGCCATGCTGGTGCTGGCCGGATTGTCGATCGCCTACATCCTCAACGTGGGTCTGCACATCGCCTCGCCCGGTGCCCGGCATGCCTCGATGACCGTGCCCGACACGAACGGTCTCCTGGTGGGATCGCGAGTACTGTTGCGGGGCATCGAGATCGGGCACGTCACCGACATCAGTCAGTCCACGTCGGGTGCCGTGATCACCTGGGATTACCCCGATTCCGACCACATACCCCTCAACAGCACGTTCCGGGTGGACAATCTCTCGGCACTCGGCGAGGCCTATGTGGCGGTGCTCCCGAACAGCGCGGCGGGTCCGTACCTGCAGAACAACGCCCGGATCGATCCGCAGCAGGTCACCGTGCCCACCACCTTCAAAGAACTCTCGCAACGGCTGACCGACATCCTCAACCAGGTCGATCCGCAAGAGGTACAACGTGTTTTCGGTGAACTCAACACCGGACTTCCCGAAGGTCAGGAGGTGATCGGCAGTCTCAACCGCGCCGGCCGATTGTTCGCCGACGAGTTCACCCAGCAGTCCGATGCGATGGTGTCGCTGCTGAGTACCTTGCAGCCGTTGATCATGCGGACCGGACCCATCCCCGATCTGCTGCGGCAGACGACACCGCTGATGAACGGCTTCGGCGTGGGATTCGAGGGGCTGCTCGCCTCGGTGCGTGATGCCGTGGTCCTCGGTGGACCGCTCTACGACGGTGTCAAGTACGGTGCCAGTCCATTGTTCGGCGAACTCCAGAAGTTCCTCGACGTGAATTCGGCCAACCTCAATGTGATCGGCGTGAACCTGCTCCCGGCGGCGCGAGCGGGTGCGGCCTCGTTGCGCACGGTCGACCTCGGCCGCGTCCTCGACCAAATGCTCGCCTCGACGCAGCCGAACGGTGCCCTGACGATCCACGTCCCCGCCGGTGGGGGGCGATAG
- a CDS encoding ABC transporter ATP-binding protein has protein sequence MGVEVSVANLTKSFGSQNIWRDVTLTLPEGEVSALLGPSGTGKSVFLKTLIGLLHPEQGSVIIDGTDITQCSAKELYEIRKLFGVLFQDGALFGSMSLYDNIAFPLREHTKKKENEVRDIVMEKIDLVGLAGAEDKLPGEISGGMRKRAGLARALVLDPQIILCDEPDSGLDPVRTAYISQLLIDINAQIDATILIVTHNINIARTIPDNIGMLFRKELVMFGPREQLLTSEQPVVKQFLSGDRFGPIGMSEEKDEAVQKQEEAMQAAGIGGGGTKDDFSEIIPQVQPNPGMPERKAVARHRERVLELLPSLPENAQRAIRESMAQEDEIRAQAQAHGADVADTAPIPIGGR, from the coding sequence ATGGGTGTCGAAGTGAGCGTCGCCAACCTCACCAAGTCGTTTGGTTCGCAGAATATTTGGCGTGATGTGACCCTGACCTTGCCGGAGGGTGAGGTGTCGGCGTTGTTGGGTCCGTCGGGTACCGGTAAGTCGGTGTTCTTGAAGACGTTGATCGGGTTGTTGCATCCGGAGCAGGGGTCGGTGATCATCGATGGCACCGATATCACCCAGTGTTCGGCGAAGGAACTCTATGAGATCCGCAAGTTGTTCGGTGTGTTGTTTCAGGACGGTGCGTTGTTCGGGTCGATGAGTTTGTATGACAACATCGCGTTCCCGCTTCGTGAGCACACGAAGAAGAAGGAGAACGAGGTCCGCGACATCGTGATGGAGAAGATCGACCTGGTCGGTCTGGCCGGTGCGGAGGACAAGCTGCCGGGTGAGATCTCTGGTGGTATGCGTAAGCGTGCCGGGTTGGCGCGGGCGTTGGTGTTGGATCCGCAGATCATCTTGTGTGATGAGCCGGACTCGGGTTTGGATCCGGTGCGTACCGCCTATATTTCGCAGTTGTTGATCGATATCAATGCGCAGATCGATGCGACGATTCTGATCGTGACGCACAACATCAACATCGCTCGGACGATTCCGGACAATATCGGGATGTTGTTCCGCAAAGAGTTGGTGATGTTCGGTCCGCGGGAACAGTTGCTGACTTCGGAGCAGCCGGTGGTCAAGCAGTTCCTGTCCGGTGATCGGTTCGGTCCGATCGGTATGTCGGAGGAGAAGGACGAGGCGGTCCAGAAGCAGGAAGAGGCGATGCAGGCCGCGGGTATCGGTGGTGGTGGTACCAAGGACGACTTCTCCGAGATCATTCCGCAGGTGCAGCCCAATCCGGGTATGCCCGAACGCAAGGCGGTTGCCCGTCACCGCGAACGCGTCCTCGAACTGCTGCCCTCGCTGCCGGAGAACGCCCAGCGCGCGATCCGTGAATCGATGGCGCAGGAGGACGAGATCCGCGCTCAGGCGCAGGCCCACGGCGCCGATGTCGCGGACACGGCGCCGATCCCCATCGGCGGCCGATAG
- a CDS encoding ISL3 family transposase, with the protein MTQRSAIADTICRTIELGVTITDAAVDGQDRTHLFCQLLDPKNMCPSCGQAGQLRDHVDREVADLPIVGHPTRLHLTVPRYTCGNDACATSVFRADLGAIVAPRAQVTRRTTTWIMRSMICDKMSVTAAAAAVGLSWNTVNTLACEAAKTLAAAPARLAGVRVLGVDEHKWKHVRGQGDPSFVTVLVDLTPIVDGTGPARLLDMVAGRSKAALKDWLDARDPAFRDRIRVVTMDGFTGYRTATAESLDKARAVMDPFHVVHLAAEKLTLCRQRVQQDTCGHRGRSGDPLYGIRRTLLTRIGLLTDNQKTRLRTGLDAREEHVAVAITYAIYQDLIDAYDQSNKRDGKIAMYKLLKRIHTGLPAGLAEVAQLGRSLWARRAEILAYFDTGASNGPVEAINGRLEHLRGIALGFRNLKHYILRSLIHSGQLAESLNAL; encoded by the coding sequence ATGACGCAGCGTAGCGCTATTGCCGACACGATTTGCCGCACCATCGAGTTGGGGGTGACGATCACCGATGCCGCCGTCGACGGCCAGGACCGTACCCACCTGTTCTGCCAGCTCCTGGACCCGAAGAACATGTGCCCGTCCTGCGGGCAGGCCGGGCAGTTGCGTGATCATGTCGACCGTGAGGTCGCCGATCTGCCGATCGTCGGGCATCCGACCCGGCTGCACCTGACGGTGCCCCGCTACACGTGCGGCAACGACGCCTGCGCGACGTCGGTGTTCCGGGCCGACCTGGGCGCGATCGTGGCCCCGCGTGCGCAGGTCACCCGCCGTACCACCACCTGGATCATGCGGTCGATGATCTGCGACAAGATGTCGGTCACCGCGGCGGCGGCCGCGGTGGGGTTGAGCTGGAACACCGTCAACACCCTGGCGTGTGAGGCGGCGAAGACGCTGGCCGCCGCACCCGCACGCCTGGCCGGCGTCCGCGTATTAGGCGTGGATGAACACAAGTGGAAACATGTTCGCGGCCAGGGTGATCCGAGTTTCGTGACGGTACTGGTCGACCTGACCCCAATCGTGGACGGTACCGGTCCGGCCCGGTTGTTGGATATGGTCGCCGGGCGCTCCAAAGCCGCGTTGAAGGACTGGCTCGACGCGCGTGATCCGGCGTTCCGCGACCGTATCCGGGTGGTCACGATGGACGGGTTCACCGGCTACCGCACCGCCACCGCCGAATCCCTCGACAAGGCACGGGCAGTGATGGACCCCTTCCACGTCGTACACCTCGCCGCAGAGAAACTCACCCTGTGTCGTCAACGCGTGCAACAGGATACGTGCGGACATCGAGGCCGCAGCGGGGATCCGCTCTACGGCATCCGCCGCACCCTGCTGACCCGGATCGGGCTGCTCACCGATAACCAGAAAACCCGCCTACGCACGGGCCTGGACGCCCGGGAGGAGCACGTGGCGGTGGCCATCACCTACGCGATCTATCAGGATCTGATCGACGCTTACGACCAGTCCAACAAGCGGGACGGGAAGATCGCGATGTACAAGCTGCTCAAACGTATCCATACCGGCCTACCCGCCGGCCTCGCCGAGGTAGCGCAACTCGGACGGTCGTTGTGGGCCCGACGTGCCGAGATCCTCGCCTACTTCGACACCGGCGCCTCCAACGGCCCCGTCGAAGCCATCAACGGGCGCCTCGAGCACCTCCGGGGTATCGCACTCGGGTTCCGCAACCTCAAGCACTACATCTTGCGGTCACTCATCCACTCCGGCCAACTCGCAGAAAGCCTGAATGCACTCTGA
- a CDS encoding esterase/lipase family protein: MVGAGALAALALVGAASATAADPLATTGPAQTDWTTALRLSIAQANLVPPGMNDPNCRPSAAHPRPVVLLNGAIVNKYGIWARLSPMLAAAGYCVYGLDYGTTIPGPFHQMDDARSSAREIGDFIDGVRRHTGADQVDLVGYSEGGFVPFYYLNELGGASRVHTFVAVASPMRGMSFHGALELLSRTPATRQLLQAALPAAIDGTKGSAYMQEISCHGLTRPNVTYVTISSRDDSVVALNETQLPPGPT, translated from the coding sequence ATGGTCGGCGCCGGGGCACTGGCCGCACTGGCTTTGGTCGGTGCAGCCAGTGCGACCGCCGCCGATCCGCTTGCCACCACCGGACCCGCACAAACAGACTGGACCACCGCACTGCGGCTGTCGATTGCGCAGGCCAACCTGGTGCCGCCCGGTATGAACGATCCGAACTGTCGGCCGTCGGCGGCACATCCGCGGCCGGTGGTTCTGCTCAACGGCGCGATCGTCAACAAGTACGGCATCTGGGCGAGGTTGTCGCCCATGCTGGCCGCGGCTGGTTACTGCGTCTATGGGCTCGACTACGGCACCACGATCCCGGGGCCCTTCCATCAGATGGACGATGCCCGCTCGTCCGCCCGCGAGATCGGGGACTTCATCGATGGCGTGCGCCGTCACACCGGTGCCGATCAGGTCGATCTCGTCGGCTATTCCGAGGGCGGATTCGTGCCGTTCTACTACCTCAACGAGCTCGGCGGTGCATCCCGGGTACACACCTTCGTGGCGGTGGCGTCACCGATGCGTGGGATGAGTTTTCATGGGGCACTGGAACTTCTGTCGCGGACGCCTGCGACGCGCCAGCTGCTGCAAGCTGCTCTCCCCGCCGCCATCGACGGCACCAAGGGCTCTGCATACATGCAGGAGATCAGCTGCCACGGGCTGACCCGACCGAACGTCACCTACGTCACCATCAGCTCGCGCGACGACAGTGTCGTGGCGCTGAACGAAACCCAGTTGCCGCCGGGGCCAACGTGA
- a CDS encoding mycofactocin-coupled SDR family oxidoreductase, whose protein sequence is MTRLEGKVVFITGIARGQGRSHAVRMAQEGARIIGMDICDQIPTVFYPMATREDLAETERLVKEAGAEIVTTVGDVRKREDIERALDLGIEQFGRLDTVIANAGIMPVIGPGDQPQAWHDAVDVMLTGVWQVLDETVPRLVQQGTGGSIIITSSAAGLTSMGLNTFAGQAGYTASKHGVVGLMRLYSKQLAKDSIRVNTVHPTGVNTPMVANAEYGEFVNTHPEVANDEAYKNPMPVELIEAVDVSNAMVFLASDEARYITGITLPVDAGYNNR, encoded by the coding sequence ATGACACGACTCGAGGGCAAGGTTGTCTTCATCACCGGAATCGCTCGCGGCCAAGGGCGTTCCCATGCCGTCCGGATGGCACAGGAGGGTGCTCGAATCATCGGTATGGACATCTGTGACCAGATCCCCACCGTGTTCTATCCGATGGCGACCCGCGAGGATCTCGCCGAGACCGAGCGGCTGGTGAAGGAGGCGGGCGCGGAGATCGTCACGACCGTCGGCGACGTGCGCAAGCGCGAAGACATCGAGCGCGCACTCGATCTCGGTATCGAACAGTTCGGCCGGCTCGACACGGTGATCGCCAACGCGGGCATCATGCCCGTCATCGGCCCCGGCGACCAGCCGCAGGCCTGGCATGACGCCGTCGATGTCATGCTGACCGGCGTGTGGCAGGTCCTCGACGAGACCGTGCCCCGGCTGGTGCAGCAGGGCACGGGCGGGTCGATCATCATCACCAGCTCCGCGGCCGGGCTGACCAGCATGGGCCTCAACACCTTTGCCGGACAGGCCGGGTACACGGCGTCCAAGCACGGCGTCGTCGGATTGATGCGCCTGTACTCCAAGCAGCTGGCCAAGGACTCGATTCGGGTGAACACCGTGCACCCGACCGGCGTCAACACCCCGATGGTCGCCAACGCCGAGTACGGCGAGTTCGTCAACACCCACCCCGAGGTGGCGAATGACGAGGCCTACAAGAATCCGATGCCGGTCGAACTCATCGAGGCGGTCGACGTGAGCAATGCGATGGTCTTCCTCGCCTCCGACGAGGCGCGCTACATCACCGGGATCACGCTTCCCGTCGACGCGGGATACAACAACCGCTGA